AAACCGGACCCGCCTGAAAATCTGAGAACAAGAAAGGGTCTGGCTGTCCCAATGATGTTCAATTGGTCCAACCATTTCAAAAATTAAAAAATTATGTGAAGTTTCAGGATCATAGAACGTTTTATCCTTGATTTTTTTTAAAATTTTTCCCATAATCGGTTTTGTTTTTTAATTTTTGAGTAATCCTTGACAATCCCATCCAAATCACTTTATGAAGCCCTTGAATGTTTGGATATGCATCACTTACAAATGAGGATATTATGGCAAAAGGCAAATCAGTCATCCATGTAATTGATACCCACTGGTGCAAAGGGTGCGGTATCTGTGTTCATTTCTGTCCCAAACAGGTACTGGAACTGGACAAAAGCGGCAAAGCCCGGGCGGTCCGACCCGAAGATTGCATCGCCTGCAAATTGTGTGAACTTCGTTGCCCTGATCTGGCAATACAAATACAAGAAATTCAGGAAGGGGAAAATGACTCAAAACGATAACATCAGATTTGTCCAGGGGAATGAAGCCTGTGTGGAAGGGGCCTTGTACGCGGGCCTCAATTTTTTCGCAGGATACCCCATCACCCCGTCCACGGAAATTGCGGAGCATTTGTCCGAACGTCTTCCCCGGCAGGGCGGAAAATTCATCCAGATGGAAGATGAAATCGCTTCCATGGGTGCCATTCTCGGGGCTTCTCTCACCGGAAAAAAAGTAATGACCGCCACTTCCGGACCCGGGTTTTCGCTCAAACAGGAAGCCCTGGGATATGCCTGCATGGCTGAAATCCCCTGCGTTATTACCAATGTCCAGCGGGGCGGGCCTTCCACAGGCAATCCCACCCATGTCAGCCAGGGAGATGTCAATCAGGCCAGATGGGGGACCCACGGGGATCATGCCATCATCGCCCTGACCGCATCCAACAACCAGGATGTGTTCAAAATTACAGTGGAAGCGTTCAACCTGGCCGAGACCTACCGGACACCGGTTATTATCCTTCTGGATGAAGTGGTGGGTCACATGCGGGAAAAACTCACGCTTCCAGAAGTTGATGAGATTCCGGTGGTAAGCCGGCTGCGGACATCGGTTTCCAAAGGCGTGGATTACCATCCATATCTGCCCCGGGAGGACGGGCGGTTGCCCATGTCGGATTTCGGTGCCGAGCACCGGTACAATGTCACCGGCCTTTTCCATGACATGTGGGGATTTCCCAGCAACAACCCCAAAGTGGTGAGCGAACTGCTGCGCCATCTGGTGGACAAAATTGAAAACAACGTCGACAGTATGACCATGTACAAGGAATACTGGCTGGACGATGCCGACTATATCCTGGTGTCCTATGGGTCATCAGCCCGGTCCGCCATTCACATCGCCAAAAACCGCCGGGCCAGAGGCGTGAAGATCGGGGTCCTGGAACTCCAGACCCTGTGGCCTTTTCCGGCAGACATGGTCCGGGAGAAATGTGCCAATGCCAAAGCAGTGCTGGTGGTGGAAATGAACATGGGCCAGGTGATCACCCAGGTTAAAAACGCGGTGGACAATCCCAACAATGTATTTCTGGCCAACCGCATCGACGGCCAGCTGATCTCACCCACGGACATCAAGACCATCCTGCGAATGATCCAGGGAAAGGGGGTGTAACATGACCACAAAAGAATTTGATTTTAAATATTATATCCGAAGCCGGTTTTTCCCCCATATCTGGTGTCCGGGCTGCGGCCACGGTATTGTGCTGGGGTCTTTGCTGCGGGCGGTTCATGAACTGGGTCTGGATAAAAACGAAATCGTCATGACTTCCGGCATCGGGTGTTCCTCCCGGATCTCCGGATATGTGGATTTTCATTCTCTGCACACCATCCACGGCCGGGCTTTGACCTTTGCCACGGGTGTCAAGCTGGCCAAACCCGGCATCACCGCCATCGTTCCCATGGGAGACGGGGATGCCCTGGCCATCGGCGGCAATCACTTCATCCATGCAGCCAGACGTAATATCGATATCACGGCCATTGTCATGAACAACCGGATTTACGGCATGACCGGGGGACAGTTTTCCCCGTTGTCCGGGCTTGGCAAAAAAGCCACTACTGCCCCGTATTCTTCCATTGACAACCAGTTTGACGTGGTGGAACTGGCAAAAAGCGCCGGCGCCAGTTTTGTGGCCCGATCCACGGTGTTCCATGCCACCGAATGCAAGGATTTGCTGAAAAAAGCCATCGCCCACAAAGGATTTTCCGTGGTGGAAATCCTGACCCAGTGCCCCACCTATTTCGGACGGAAAAACAAAGAAGGGGATGCAGTCCAGATGATGGAATCTTACAAAAACAATACTGTCAAAATTGGGTCCAAGAAACTGGAAACCAACCCGGAACTGATCCAGCGGGGCATTTTTGTGGAAGACACCCAAAAAGCCGAATACTGTGAGGCCTATGACAACATCATCGAGACCGCAATGAAAGGAAACGCATAATGGAACGTTCAAGACTGGTTTTTTCAGGGTCCGGAGGCCAGGGAGTGATCACAGCGGCCATCATCCTGGCCAAAGCAGCGGTGATATTTGAAGGCAAAAACGCCACCCAGTCCCAGAGTTACGGTGCTGCGGCCCGGGGGGGCGCCACAAGAAGTGATGTGCTGATTTCCGATTCGGAGATCTTTTTTCCCAAGGTGGTGCAGCCCAATATCCTGGTGAGCCTGACCCAGGAAAGCTACAATACCTTTTCAGGCATCATACGGCCCGGTGGCCTGCTGCTGGTGGACAGCAAATTTGTCTCCATTGAAAACAAAGTCGATGCCAAGCATCTCGCTTTGCCCATGTATGACACGGTCATGGAGAAAATCGGCAAACCCATTGTGTTCAACATCTGCATGCTGGGAGCGCTTTTGGGTGCCACCCGCCTGGTCCGGGGAGAATCCATCCTCAAGGTGCTGGAAACCACCATCCCCAAAGATTTCATGGAGATGAACAAGACCGCTCTGGATCTGGGCATCCACATGGGAGAATCGGCTGTTAATTAAGAGCCCCCCGCTCCCATGAACCCTATCTCAACACCCGGAAACATTCCTTCAGACCTGGTGGCGGACTGGCAGACCCTCCACCGGGTCTTTATCCGGCCCGAGGACGAAAAAAGCCGGCAGACCCTGATCAAATACATGGAACAGATCCTGTTCGGTCTCCATGAATTTCTCAACTCCCATGTGGGGGTGACCGAAGCCATTCCGCTTGCGACCCTGGCGAAATCCTATACCGATACGACCATCCGCCGTGAGCCGGAAAAAAAACTGGCCGATGTCATTAAAGACATCATCAATGAAATCGCCCCCCGGGCCGTGAATGTGGCCTCACCTTATTTCATCGGACACATGACTTCGGCTATTCCGTTTTTCATGGTTCACCTCAAAGCCATCACTGCGGCTCTGAACCAGAATCTGATCAAACTGGAAACGTCCAAAGTGCTGTCGGTCCTGGAAAAACAGGTACTGGCCAAAGTACACCGCATGGTTTACAACCGGGAACCCGCGTTTTATGACACCCATGTTCAAAATGTGGATACCTGCCTGGGTCTGTTCACCAACGGGGGCACCACGGCCAATATCACGGCCCTGTGGGTGGCAAGAAACCAGTGTCTCCCGGCAACCGGCAATTTTGCCGGTGTGGAGCAGGACGGCATGGCAGCCGCCATGAAGGCTCATGATCTGGAGCGTCTGGTGGTACTGGTGTCGGAACGGGGGCACTTTTCTCTAAAAAAAGCCGGCGGAATTCTGGGGATCGGAAACAGAAACATCATTGCCGTGGGAGTGAACAAACAGCATCAAATCGATATGAATGAACTGACCCGGCAGGTGGAAGCGTTCTCACAGAACAAAAAAATCAAAATCGCCGCCATCGTGGGCATTGCCGGGGCCACTGAAACCGGCACCATTGACCCGCTGCCTGAGATGGCACACCTGTGCCGAACCCATGGGATTCATTTTCATGTGGATGCGGCCTGGGGCGGGCCGGTGATGCTGTCGGAAAAATACGCCCCCCTGCTGGACGGCATCCGGGAAGCGGATTCCGTCACCATTGACTGCCACAAGCAGTTCTACATGCCCATGAGTGCCGGCATGGTCTTTTTCAAAGATCCCGCCGCGCTGGACCGGATCATTTATCATGCCGGATATGTCAACCGGAAAGGCTCTGTGGACCTGGGCATCAAAACCCTGGAAGGGTCCAGGGAAGCCAGTTCTCTGATCCTGGACAGTGCCCTGAAAATCATGGGATCCCAAGGGTATGCATTGATGATCGAGCACGGTATTGACACGGCCCGGCTGTTTGCCCAAAAAATCAAAGACCGGGATCTGTTTCAGCTGGTCACAATACCGGTACTCAACATTCTTACCTACCGGGCCATCCCCCCAGCGTTGAAACAACAGATGGATGCCGGTGTGACACCGGCCCGGCAGCAGGAAATCGATGCCTGCCTGGATCAGATCAACACAGATTTACAGCGGATTCAACGGGAAGCCGGTAAAAGTTTTGTCTCACGCACCTGCCTGAAAATTCATCCAGCAGATGCATACACGGCGGTGGTTCTTCGATCCGTGATCATGAATCCCTATACCAACGGGAGTATTCTGGATCAGATTCTGGACGAACAGGAAGAGATCCTGCAATCTTTGCAGATATCAACCGATCTGAAGCCACACACCTGATCCCTGTTTTCACGAAATAGTTTCACATATCATACATGTGCAGCACCAGACTGCCCCGGGTCAGAACCCCTGCGACACGGCCTTGTTCAAGTACCGGCAGCATTCCTTCCTGGGACTGGTTCATGCGTGCCGCAGCGGTTCGGATATCATCCCCAGGCCCCACCACCGGTACATCCGGTTTGACCATGCCTTTGACCGGCGTGGACAGCCGATTGTTTTGCCTGGCACGCACCACCGCAGATTCCGGTATCAATCCCAGAAACCGGTCTTTATCACAGACCAGCAGGGCCCGGACCCGGGTACGGGCCATGATTTCTCCGGCCTCGGCCACGGTCTGATCCGGCCGGAGAACAAACCGGGCCGCATGGAGCATGATCTCTTTCACCAGCGATGATTTGCGGCCGGTTTCCCGGATCAGGGTGGTTATCTTTTCTGTGATCTTTGCCAGGTCATCCTCTTTGACAACCGCAGAACCGGCCCCGGGGTGACCGCCGCCCCCTAAAGCCCGCACCACAGCACCCACATCCACAGCATCAGGGTTGGACCGGCCGATCACCATCACCTTGTTCTGATCGGTGGAAAATATGCCGAAAACCGCGTCCAGCCCTTTGAATTCCTTATATTTTTCCACCAGCGACGCCAGCATGGTCAAGCCGCTTTGCACCGGTATGGCACAGATGCCGATGTTCACGCCTTCCAGTGTCAACACGTCAGCCTTTGCCAGCATATCTGAAAATACCCGGGTATGGGAATCATCCATGGCATTGGATAAAAATGAAGACACAATATTCAGATCCGCCCCGTTTTCAAGCAGAAACGCGGTCATTCTGGCATCTCTGGGGGTGGCCGATGAAAACGTCAAACATCCGGTGTCATCGTAAATTCCCAACAGAAACAAGGTGGCCTGCATGGGAGTGAACGGTGTCTGCTGCCGTTCCATCTCTTCCAGCAAAAGTGTGATGGTGGCCCCGACCTCTTCTCTGTGTTCAACTCCGGATATGATATTTGTCCCGGACATGTGGTGGTCCCAGCAGATAATCTCAAAATTCTGCCTGTCCTTCAGCGGCTGCATCCGGTCCAGCCGGTTCCAGTTATTGGTGTCCACCACGATCAGAGAAGAAACGGTTTCCAGATCAAATCCCTTTCGGGGAACAATCCGTAACAGGTCCTGATGAATGGAAAGAAATGCCCGGACTCCGGCTGTGACATGGGAAGGCACCACCCCCCGGGTACCGGGGTACAAACAAGTACAGGCCACCATGGAAGCCAGGGCATCAAAATCCGTATTCATATGGCTGGTTACGATCTGCATCAGAAAATAGGTCTCATGGCGCCCATATAAGTCCTCAGTTTTTTGCCCACCTGTTCCACGGATGTGGACCGGATGGCCTGGTTCACCTGTATCAAACGGATATTGTCCACCCCGGTATCCGGGGTATCAAGTCCTTTGCCGATCACATCCGTATCAATGGATGCCATGAATTCTTTGAGCATGGGAACCGCACTGTGGCTGAAAAGATAGCACCCGTACTCCGCCGTATCGGAAATCACCACATTCATTTCATACAATTTTTTCCGGGCAATGAGATTGGCAATCAAGGGCACTTCGTGCAAAGATTCATAATACGCGGATTCCTCCACAATACCGGCGGAAACCATAGTATCATAGGCCAGTTCCACCCCGGCCTTGACCATGGCCACCATGAGAATCCCGTAATCAAAATAGGCCTGTTCAGACAGTTCCGTTTCCCGGGACACCGCTTTTTCAAAAGGCGTGTCTGCCGTCTGAGCCCGCCAGGTGAGCAGGTTGACGTCATCGTTGGCCCAGTCTTTCATCATGGTTTCCGAGAACCTGCCGGACATGATGTCATCCATATGCCGGTAGAACAACGGCGTCAGAATCTGTTTGAGCTGCTCACTCAAATCAAAAGCCCGGATTTTGGCCGGGTTGGACAGCCGGTCCATCATGTTGGTGATGCCCCCGTGTTTCAGGGCTTCGGTGATCGTTTCCCACCCGTACTGAACCAGCCGGCATGCATCGCCTTCATCCATGCCTTTTTCGATCATCTTGTCAAAGCACAGCAAAGATCCGGCCTGAAGCATACCGCACAAAATGGTCTGTTCACCCATGAGATCGGATTTCACTTCCGCCACAAACGATGATTCCAGGACCCCGGCCCGGTGGCCGCCGGTGGCCGCAGCATAGGCTTTGGCCAGTTCCATGCCCTCACCTCTGGGATCGTTTTCCCGATGGACCGCAATCAGTGTGGGAACACCGAATCCGCGTTTGTATTCTTCCCTGACTTCGGTTCCGGGTGATTTGGGCGCCACCATGATCACGGTCAGGTCCTCTCGGATCTTCATGCCCTCTTCCACAATATTGAATCCATGGGAATATGACAGACAGGCATTTTTTTTCATCAACGGCATGATCGCGGTCACAACCGATGTGTGCTGTTTATCCGGTGTCAGATTGATCACCAGATCTGCCGACGGCAGCAACCGCTCATATGTGTCCACCACAAATCCATGATCTGTGGCATTTTTCCAGGACTGCCGTTTCTCAGTAATGGCCGCATTCCTCAAGGCATAAGACACATCCAGACCGGAATCCCGCAGATTGAGTCCCTGGTGGAGCCCCTGGGCTCCGCAGCCCACAATCACGATCTTTTTGCCTTTCAACGCAACCACACCGGAAAATTCCGAGGTATCCATAAACCGGCATTTGGCTAATTCCGCCAGTTGCAGCCGCAGCGGCAGGGTATTAAAATAATTGTCTCCCATCTTGCATTTCTCCTGATATATTTAGTAATGATTTAAGAATACTGATTGACAACACATATGGCAAATTGATAAATTTATTTTTTCCTTAAATTAACAGGTTTCATCAAACTTTAACCCATCAGCCTTGGTCATGTCAGCACCACCCATGAAACAAATCCGCATTGCGTCTGCCAAAGACAAAAAAGAAGTCACCGCACTTCGAACCAGGGAATTCGACCGTTCCAAAAATTTCAAACTGCTGAAACCCGAACTGCTGCACTGGAACCATACCGATGATGCCCATACGGTTCTGGGAATCTGGAATGAACACCAGGAAATAATTGCCACATTGCGGCTGATCCGTGTCGCAAATCTTCAGGAAGCCGTCAAACGCCTGGAAGCGGACATTCCCATTGCCATCCATTTCCCCTGCCTTATCTTCAATTCCGCAGCCACAAGGCAGGATTACCACAGACAAGGACTCAACCAGCTGTTACGCTATTACAGCATCCGGGCCGCCCAGACTCACCACATCCAGCATTTGATCAGCCCTGTTTATCTGAATGCCCCGAGACTGGCGCTGATGGAAAAACTGGGATACACCTTTCATGAACCGCCTCATACCTGGCAGACCAAACTGGCGCCATACAGTCCGAGAATTCTGGCAGTACTGGAAAAAAACCGTTTTGCTCCCGCCCGGGATATTCTGGAAAAAGCCATCCCCCACCTCATCGACACCTATCCCTGGACCGGAGAACCGATTAGTCTGTAGTCTCAATTTCCCGGAAAATCTGATCCGCAGCCCCCAGAATATCGATGGACGGGTTGTATCCCACCACGGTGGCGGCCTCGATATTCAGTGAGATGGAAAAATCTTTACCCACATCCATGGGTAATCTGCCGGGATCCGCGCCATCCAGAATTCTCAATGCATATTCCGCGCATTGAAGTCCAAACTTTTCCTTGTCTCTGCCGATACCGATCACCAGTCCTTTGGTGATATAAATGGGCTCTCCGGTACTGGGAAGGCTGTATTTTTTGAAACAATCAAAAAACAGATCAAAATTCTGATCAAATGCATTGGAAATCTGCACATAAAACACATCCACTTCAGGGGCTACTTTTTTTCCAGAGCCGCAGTGATATTTTCCCGGATTTCTTCCCTTGGCAGCACCTGATTATTTTCATCCCGCAGGGAAAATCCTTCGTTGAAAAATTCGAACCCGGCCTCATGGCTGAGTTCCGTGACTTTCTGGATGGTGCCTTCATGACTGGGCGATCCTTTCAGGTATATCATTCCGATACGCTGGAACGCCATCAACTCATGAAGCAGATGAATGCCGATGCCCACATAATCCCGGGTCTCCACGCCGGTATAATTGGCCCCGGACCCTTGCCAGTCTGTGATCACGCCCGAGGTTTCCGGTGCGCCCAGGTCTGTGAACACAATGGGAATCGTCTTGATTTCCCTGACAGTCCGCTGGGTGGAGTGGGTGCCGATGGAAAAAATCAGATCCACATCCTGCCGCGTCTCCAAAGAAGCCACAAACGCATCCAGTGCCGCAATATCGCCATCTGCATTAAAGGTGTCGATGATGATTTTATCCGCAGCCTCAGACTGTTGGATCCCCTGCCTGAATCCTTTGAGAGACAGGGTATAGGGCTGAAACGTCTGATGCTGGACCGTCACTATCCGATAGGACTTTTCGGCTTGTACCCCTGAAGGATGCCAGCCGGATATCAGAATCCCGATAATCAGAATCAAACATTTTTTCAACATGGTGTCCATTCCCGTCAAACAGTTAAAGTTCAAAATATATCATGATTCCGGTTTAAAAAAAATCCAGAAAATCAGATTTCCCAGAACACACAGCCCGCCCCCCATCATGATGGCAGTCTGGATGTCAAACCGGCCGGCAAAAAATCCAAAAAAAACCGGCCCCAGGCTGCTGCCGATGCGTTCAATGGAATTGTACACAGCCAAAGCGGTTCCAGCCCCCATTTTCCGGGCGGTCCGGGTTTTCAGCAACAGGCTGGACTGGGCCGGAAAGGTAATGCTGTTGGAAATACCCAGTACCAGAAGAGAAATAATCACAAACAGGGCTGTCATCCATGTTGGCCCTGCCATAAAAAAATAAAACAGGATCAGGACCCCGCCCACCAGAACATTGGAGGCCACCACAGAGATCCGGCTCTGACGGATCTGCTTGATCCGCCGGTTCAGAAAACCGGCAAACAACACACTGGGAAGCGTATAGAACATCATGATCCGGCCGATATCCGCATAGGCGAAATCCGGTTTAAGCAAAATGGGCACGGAATAATAAAAATACCCGATAAAGATGATCCGGGTAAAAATACCGTGCATCAGCACACAGACCAGATTCAAGTCCCGGATACCCAGCCTGAAAAAAGCGGTGAGACCGGTCTGGTCCGCCGGATGCTGTTCTGGGTTGTTTATGGAAGCCTGCTGGATATCGGCCTTGTCCGCAAGAATCATATAGTCGAACACAAAAATCAACAGCACCATGGCAGCAGCGGTGAAAAACACGAATTGATAGGAAAAATATTCCACCAGAATACTGCCGATAATGATACTGCAAAACAATCCCCCTGAAAATGCGGCAGTGAAACCGGCCAGATGAAACGCCTGGTTTTCAGCCGTCGACCGTGCCACAATGAATTGTTTGCAGGAAATGACAATAAAAGCGAACCCCACGGCACAAAGCATCCTGCCGAAAATCAGCTGAAGAATATCACCGGACAGGCCGCAGAGCACCAGCCCGGCTGAGGTACACAAGGCACCCATACCGATCCCGTAATCCGGATGAATCCACCGCTTGAACAGATTGCTGCCCATGAACAGCATGAAAAAAAACACGGTGATCATGTAACAGGTAATGGGAAGCCCCATGAGAATTTCATCGGAAAACACACCGGTCAGAACGGTTTGTTTATCCAGCAGCTCTCTGGAAAAAATCGGCAGAAAACTGGATTGCAGATTGGCCCCCATAAAAAAGATGAACACAATGGGACGGATCTGGGACGGGTCCTTGAATTTTTTGACCTGTTCCTGCCGGTCCATCAGGTGATTCAGGGCGGATCGCTGTTTTTTGACCGCCCCGAGGAACCGTTCCCGGCCGTGGAATATGGCGGTCAAAATCTCAGATGAGACCTGGTTCAGATGGGCCAGGGTCTGATAAATCTGCTGTCTTTGAACCGTGACATGCTGTCGGATCCGGGCGGAGATCGGGTTCATTTCTTCGGGCATCACAGACCCGCACCAGGGGTTCACCCTTTGTATCATGTGGTTCAGGGTGTTCATGGATTCCCGGAACGGCGCGGCCACCAGCCTGGAGGCAAAAAACCGGATGATTTCATAGGCAATGATGAGGCCTGCCACCACAATGGTGATCAGGTCAAACAGCATGGACATCATTTTCCGGTCCGCTTCCATGCTTAAGCCCAGACGGATTTCCTTTACCCGGGAATCCGGGGCTGCCGCATCACCCCCTGCAAGCGGCAAAGCGATTTCCCGGGAAGCCTGATCTCTTTTTTCGGCAAAAAACAGCACCTGGTCGCCTTGCACAATCCGGATATAGGCCAGATCCGGGGTCTGGGCCAGCACATCCTCCAGAAAAGGGGTCATGCCCCCCAGCAGGTGAATCGGAATCCCGAAACCCAGGGCGTAATCGATCTCTTTTTTCAAAACCTGCCCCAGCTCTTTTATCTGGGACAGATTCTGCTGCTCATAGGCGCGCTTGAACATGGCGGCATTGAAAAACATGTACAGGCCATGGGAAAGACCCACAAAAATCATGACAATCAAAATCAGTCGTCTGCTCTGCATGATGGGCTGCCTTTTTTTATCAATTGATGCGCAATCGTGCCGTCAGACGTCTGTAAAACGCCTTTTCCCACGATGCCGGGTCCGGTGCCATGCTCACCCCGTCGATAGCATCATACAGATCCCGGTGATCCACGGACAGCCATTGTCCGGCCCGGATATCCTGAATTTGCTTTTTGCAGGTGAACAATGGAGACATATCAATGCCCCGGGCCTGCAGCCGATCATACTGCCCGGTCTGAATCCAGGTGTCCATCTCGTGAATGAACCGCTTATACGGCCGGTTGATCAACCAGGTCAGCACCAGATAGAGAAAAGGCAATCCCACCGCCAGCATCCCCAGAAAGGTCACCACCGACCGCCTTATCAGCAAAAGGGTTTGTTCCCGGATCTCCCGGAGAGACACCTTCATGACGATGTTTCCTTTGACCCGGGTCCGGTCCGCCAGGGGAATATGGATCTGAAACGCGTCCGGCTTCTTATCCATGGCAAAGGTGCGGGTCATGTGAAACTCC
The window above is part of the Desulfotignum phosphitoxidans DSM 13687 genome. Proteins encoded here:
- a CDS encoding 4Fe-4S dicluster domain-containing protein yields the protein MAKGKSVIHVIDTHWCKGCGICVHFCPKQVLELDKSGKARAVRPEDCIACKLCELRCPDLAIQIQEIQEGENDSKR
- a CDS encoding 2-oxoacid:acceptor oxidoreductase subunit alpha, whose protein sequence is MTQNDNIRFVQGNEACVEGALYAGLNFFAGYPITPSTEIAEHLSERLPRQGGKFIQMEDEIASMGAILGASLTGKKVMTATSGPGFSLKQEALGYACMAEIPCVITNVQRGGPSTGNPTHVSQGDVNQARWGTHGDHAIIALTASNNQDVFKITVEAFNLAETYRTPVIILLDEVVGHMREKLTLPEVDEIPVVSRLRTSVSKGVDYHPYLPREDGRLPMSDFGAEHRYNVTGLFHDMWGFPSNNPKVVSELLRHLVDKIENNVDSMTMYKEYWLDDADYILVSYGSSARSAIHIAKNRRARGVKIGVLELQTLWPFPADMVREKCANAKAVLVVEMNMGQVITQVKNAVDNPNNVFLANRIDGQLISPTDIKTILRMIQGKGV
- a CDS encoding 2-oxoacid:ferredoxin oxidoreductase subunit beta, whose amino-acid sequence is MTTKEFDFKYYIRSRFFPHIWCPGCGHGIVLGSLLRAVHELGLDKNEIVMTSGIGCSSRISGYVDFHSLHTIHGRALTFATGVKLAKPGITAIVPMGDGDALAIGGNHFIHAARRNIDITAIVMNNRIYGMTGGQFSPLSGLGKKATTAPYSSIDNQFDVVELAKSAGASFVARSTVFHATECKDLLKKAIAHKGFSVVEILTQCPTYFGRKNKEGDAVQMMESYKNNTVKIGSKKLETNPELIQRGIFVEDTQKAEYCEAYDNIIETAMKGNA
- a CDS encoding 2-oxoacid:acceptor oxidoreductase family protein, with protein sequence MERSRLVFSGSGGQGVITAAIILAKAAVIFEGKNATQSQSYGAAARGGATRSDVLISDSEIFFPKVVQPNILVSLTQESYNTFSGIIRPGGLLLVDSKFVSIENKVDAKHLALPMYDTVMEKIGKPIVFNICMLGALLGATRLVRGESILKVLETTIPKDFMEMNKTALDLGIHMGESAVN
- a CDS encoding pyridoxal-dependent decarboxylase; protein product: MNPISTPGNIPSDLVADWQTLHRVFIRPEDEKSRQTLIKYMEQILFGLHEFLNSHVGVTEAIPLATLAKSYTDTTIRREPEKKLADVIKDIINEIAPRAVNVASPYFIGHMTSAIPFFMVHLKAITAALNQNLIKLETSKVLSVLEKQVLAKVHRMVYNREPAFYDTHVQNVDTCLGLFTNGGTTANITALWVARNQCLPATGNFAGVEQDGMAAAMKAHDLERLVVLVSERGHFSLKKAGGILGIGNRNIIAVGVNKQHQIDMNELTRQVEAFSQNKKIKIAAIVGIAGATETGTIDPLPEMAHLCRTHGIHFHVDAAWGGPVMLSEKYAPLLDGIREADSVTIDCHKQFYMPMSAGMVFFKDPAALDRIIYHAGYVNRKGSVDLGIKTLEGSREASSLILDSALKIMGSQGYALMIEHGIDTARLFAQKIKDRDLFQLVTIPVLNILTYRAIPPALKQQMDAGVTPARQQEIDACLDQINTDLQRIQREAGKSFVSRTCLKIHPADAYTAVVLRSVIMNPYTNGSILDQILDEQEEILQSLQISTDLKPHT
- a CDS encoding CBS domain-containing protein; its protein translation is MQIVTSHMNTDFDALASMVACTCLYPGTRGVVPSHVTAGVRAFLSIHQDLLRIVPRKGFDLETVSSLIVVDTNNWNRLDRMQPLKDRQNFEIICWDHHMSGTNIISGVEHREEVGATITLLLEEMERQQTPFTPMQATLFLLGIYDDTGCLTFSSATPRDARMTAFLLENGADLNIVSSFLSNAMDDSHTRVFSDMLAKADVLTLEGVNIGICAIPVQSGLTMLASLVEKYKEFKGLDAVFGIFSTDQNKVMVIGRSNPDAVDVGAVVRALGGGGHPGAGSAVVKEDDLAKITEKITTLIRETGRKSSLVKEIMLHAARFVLRPDQTVAEAGEIMARTRVRALLVCDKDRFLGLIPESAVVRARQNNRLSTPVKGMVKPDVPVVGPGDDIRTAAARMNQSQEGMLPVLEQGRVAGVLTRGSLVLHMYDM
- the ilvC gene encoding ketol-acid reductoisomerase, giving the protein MGDNYFNTLPLRLQLAELAKCRFMDTSEFSGVVALKGKKIVIVGCGAQGLHQGLNLRDSGLDVSYALRNAAITEKRQSWKNATDHGFVVDTYERLLPSADLVINLTPDKQHTSVVTAIMPLMKKNACLSYSHGFNIVEEGMKIREDLTVIMVAPKSPGTEVREEYKRGFGVPTLIAVHRENDPRGEGMELAKAYAAATGGHRAGVLESSFVAEVKSDLMGEQTILCGMLQAGSLLCFDKMIEKGMDEGDACRLVQYGWETITEALKHGGITNMMDRLSNPAKIRAFDLSEQLKQILTPLFYRHMDDIMSGRFSETMMKDWANDDVNLLTWRAQTADTPFEKAVSRETELSEQAYFDYGILMVAMVKAGVELAYDTMVSAGIVEESAYYESLHEVPLIANLIARKKLYEMNVVISDTAEYGCYLFSHSAVPMLKEFMASIDTDVIGKGLDTPDTGVDNIRLIQVNQAIRSTSVEQVGKKLRTYMGAMRPIF
- a CDS encoding ABC transporter substrate binding protein is translated as MQISNAFDQNFDLFFDCFKKYSLPSTGEPIYITKGLVIGIGRDKEKFGLQCAEYALRILDGADPGRLPMDVGKDFSISLNIEAATVVGYNPSIDILGAADQIFREIETTD
- a CDS encoding ABC transporter substrate binding protein is translated as MLKKCLILIIGILISGWHPSGVQAEKSYRIVTVQHQTFQPYTLSLKGFRQGIQQSEAADKIIIDTFNADGDIAALDAFVASLETRQDVDLIFSIGTHSTQRTVREIKTIPIVFTDLGAPETSGVITDWQGSGANYTGVETRDYVGIGIHLLHELMAFQRIGMIYLKGSPSHEGTIQKVTELSHEAGFEFFNEGFSLRDENNQVLPREEIRENITAALEKK
- a CDS encoding MFS transporter, with product MQSRRLILIVMIFVGLSHGLYMFFNAAMFKRAYEQQNLSQIKELGQVLKKEIDYALGFGIPIHLLGGMTPFLEDVLAQTPDLAYIRIVQGDQVLFFAEKRDQASREIALPLAGGDAAAPDSRVKEIRLGLSMEADRKMMSMLFDLITIVVAGLIIAYEIIRFFASRLVAAPFRESMNTLNHMIQRVNPWCGSVMPEEMNPISARIRQHVTVQRQQIYQTLAHLNQVSSEILTAIFHGRERFLGAVKKQRSALNHLMDRQEQVKKFKDPSQIRPIVFIFFMGANLQSSFLPIFSRELLDKQTVLTGVFSDEILMGLPITCYMITVFFFMLFMGSNLFKRWIHPDYGIGMGALCTSAGLVLCGLSGDILQLIFGRMLCAVGFAFIVISCKQFIVARSTAENQAFHLAGFTAAFSGGLFCSIIIGSILVEYFSYQFVFFTAAAMVLLIFVFDYMILADKADIQQASINNPEQHPADQTGLTAFFRLGIRDLNLVCVLMHGIFTRIIFIGYFYYSVPILLKPDFAYADIGRIMMFYTLPSVLFAGFLNRRIKQIRQSRISVVASNVLVGGVLILFYFFMAGPTWMTALFVIISLLVLGISNSITFPAQSSLLLKTRTARKMGAGTALAVYNSIERIGSSLGPVFFGFFAGRFDIQTAIMMGGGLCVLGNLIFWIFFKPES